The following are encoded in a window of Halorarum salinum genomic DNA:
- a CDS encoding D-2-hydroxyacid dehydrogenase: protein MPTVIVRHDLPIADALADRREDLTVQSAGTTDEARELLADADALVINPSSWTDELLEPLREGDWVQATSTGYSAFPVEEFEAGGVTFTNATGNYGAPVADHVFALALGLSRGVASFARSQGRGEWDRSEGSRLFDLEGRTMTVVGMGDIGENVARRALGFGMEVYGTKGTPDEYDGRLPSERVLAPDELDAVVDRTDLLALTVPLTEATRHLVDRETFAALPDRALLVNVARGPVVDQEALIDALESGEIAGAGLDVFDPEPLPTSSPLWGMENVIVTPHVGGRSRDFVDRFVDLFLHNYDRRRTDDPLRNRIA from the coding sequence ATGCCGACCGTCATCGTACGCCACGATCTGCCAATCGCGGACGCGCTCGCCGACCGGCGCGAGGACCTGACCGTGCAATCCGCCGGGACGACCGACGAGGCGAGGGAGCTCCTGGCCGACGCCGACGCGCTCGTCATCAACCCGTCGAGCTGGACGGACGAGCTCCTCGAGCCCCTCCGGGAGGGTGACTGGGTCCAGGCGACGAGCACCGGCTACTCGGCGTTCCCCGTCGAGGAGTTCGAGGCGGGGGGCGTCACCTTCACCAACGCCACCGGGAACTACGGGGCGCCCGTCGCCGACCACGTTTTCGCGCTCGCGCTCGGACTCTCCCGGGGCGTCGCCTCCTTCGCCCGCAGCCAGGGCCGCGGGGAGTGGGATCGCTCCGAGGGGAGCCGGCTGTTCGACCTCGAGGGTCGGACGATGACCGTCGTCGGGATGGGGGACATCGGGGAGAACGTCGCCAGGCGGGCGCTGGGATTCGGCATGGAGGTGTACGGCACGAAGGGAACCCCCGACGAGTACGACGGCCGTCTCCCGTCCGAGCGCGTGCTCGCCCCGGATGAACTCGACGCGGTCGTCGACCGGACCGACCTGCTGGCGCTCACCGTCCCGCTCACCGAGGCGACCCGCCACCTCGTCGACCGCGAGACGTTCGCGGCGCTGCCCGACCGGGCGCTGCTGGTCAACGTGGCGCGCGGCCCCGTCGTCGACCAGGAGGCGCTGATCGACGCGCTCGAGTCGGGCGAGATAGCGGGCGCGGGCCTGGACGTGTTCGACCCGGAGCCGCTTCCGACTTCGTCCCCGCTCTGGGGGATGGAGAACGTGATCGTCACCCCCCACGTCGGCGGCCGCTCGCGGGACTTCGTCGACCGGTTCGTCGACCTCTTCCTCCACAACTACGACCGCCGGCGGACCGACGACCCGCTCAGGAACCGGATCGCCTAG
- a CDS encoding DUF362 domain-containing protein — protein MAAQHDERRIVTEETIRNVCGDRAVPDMGVIEQVWDTAPIPEGRIESAASEAVDDLAFGDVPEGGTVAIGVGSRGLANLPAIVRGTVAGVREAGYEPFLFPAMGSHGGATPAGQREVLEALGVTEAAVDCEIRATMDVVEIGRTPDRDVPVFVDANAHEADAIVPINRIKPHTMFEGDVESGLSKMLVIGMGKQRGAKTAHEWALDWSFRNMIPEITERLLAELPVAGGIAIVENQRDDTTLLEGVPPSGFLDREAQLLEAAYDMMPQLPFDDLDVVVFDRQGKEVSGSGMDTNVTGRILPFNEPSPETPFVRRIYTRSLTDASHGNATGVGQADFIHRDLLSALDVEKTVVNTVTAGSVENARIPATVETDRAGIVACISTVGVREPGELRMLRATDTMHLERLYASEALVEEARERDDLRVVAEPEPVEFEDGDLAAPSPVPPE, from the coding sequence ATGGCAGCCCAGCACGACGAGCGTCGAATCGTCACCGAGGAGACGATCAGGAACGTCTGTGGCGACAGAGCGGTCCCGGACATGGGAGTCATCGAGCAGGTGTGGGACACCGCGCCCATCCCCGAGGGGCGGATCGAGTCGGCCGCGAGCGAGGCGGTGGACGACCTCGCGTTCGGCGACGTGCCCGAGGGCGGCACGGTCGCGATCGGCGTGGGGAGCCGGGGGCTCGCGAACCTCCCGGCGATCGTCCGCGGGACCGTCGCGGGCGTGCGCGAGGCCGGCTACGAGCCGTTCCTCTTCCCGGCCATGGGGAGCCACGGCGGGGCCACCCCGGCGGGACAGCGGGAGGTGCTCGAGGCGCTCGGCGTCACCGAGGCGGCCGTGGACTGCGAGATCCGGGCGACGATGGACGTCGTCGAGATCGGCCGCACGCCGGACCGCGACGTGCCGGTGTTCGTCGATGCGAACGCCCACGAGGCCGACGCGATCGTGCCGATCAACCGGATCAAACCCCACACCATGTTCGAGGGCGACGTCGAGAGCGGCCTCTCGAAGATGCTGGTCATCGGGATGGGGAAGCAGCGCGGCGCGAAGACGGCCCACGAGTGGGCGCTCGACTGGAGCTTCCGGAACATGATCCCCGAGATCACCGAGCGCCTCCTCGCGGAGCTGCCCGTCGCGGGCGGGATCGCGATCGTCGAGAACCAGCGGGACGACACCACCCTCCTCGAGGGCGTCCCCCCGTCCGGGTTCCTGGATCGCGAGGCCCAGCTGCTCGAGGCCGCCTACGACATGATGCCCCAGCTCCCGTTCGACGACCTCGACGTCGTCGTCTTCGACCGGCAGGGCAAGGAGGTGAGCGGCTCCGGGATGGACACGAACGTGACCGGGCGCATCCTCCCGTTCAACGAACCCTCGCCCGAGACGCCGTTCGTCCGCCGGATCTACACCCGGTCGCTCACGGACGCCTCCCACGGCAACGCGACCGGCGTGGGGCAGGCGGACTTCATCCACCGCGACCTGCTGTCGGCGCTCGACGTGGAGAAGACGGTCGTCAACACGGTGACCGCCGGGAGCGTCGAGAACGCCCGCATTCCCGCGACCGTCGAGACGGACCGGGCCGGCATCGTCGCCTGCATCTCGACGGTCGGCGTCCGCGAACCGGGGGAGCTCAGGATGCTCCGCGCGACCGACACGATGCACCTCGAGCGGCTCTACGCCTCGGAAGCGCTCGTCGAGGAGGCGCGCGAGCGCGACGACCTCCGCGTCGTCGCCGAACCGGAGCCCGTCGAGTTCGAGGACGGCGACCTGGCTGCGCCCTCGCCCGTCCCCCCCGAGTAG
- a CDS encoding enoyl-CoA hydratase/isomerase family protein, whose protein sequence is MYEDIRYETEDGIATVTIDRPDAYDAFTHRTIRELNAALAESEADDGVDALILTGAGDGFCAGADVTEMPDWGDMGRDEYARFLRDVQSVVRQLRTNAVPSVAAVGGPAIGAGCDFALACDARVIAPDAFLREGFVRVGLVPGDGGAWLLPRLIGESKAKEYLLTGDDITAEDAVDLGLAVERSATPLAAAREFAGRLLDRPRVAVRRTKELANHDGPFDEHCELAIEHQWACVRDPEHEEAVAAFREERDPQFDREYR, encoded by the coding sequence ATGTACGAGGACATCCGATACGAGACCGAGGACGGCATCGCGACCGTGACCATCGACCGGCCCGACGCGTACGACGCGTTCACCCATCGGACGATCCGGGAACTGAACGCGGCACTGGCCGAGAGCGAGGCCGACGACGGCGTCGACGCCCTGATCCTGACCGGCGCGGGCGACGGGTTCTGTGCCGGCGCGGACGTGACCGAGATGCCCGACTGGGGCGACATGGGCCGGGACGAGTACGCGCGGTTCCTCCGGGACGTGCAGTCGGTGGTCCGCCAGCTCCGGACGAACGCCGTCCCGAGCGTCGCCGCGGTCGGGGGCCCGGCCATCGGGGCCGGCTGCGACTTCGCGCTGGCCTGTGACGCCCGGGTGATCGCCCCCGACGCGTTCCTCCGTGAGGGGTTCGTCCGGGTGGGACTGGTCCCCGGGGACGGCGGGGCGTGGCTGCTCCCGCGGCTCATCGGGGAGTCGAAGGCGAAGGAGTACCTCCTCACCGGCGACGACATCACGGCCGAGGACGCCGTCGACCTCGGACTGGCCGTCGAGCGGTCCGCGACGCCGCTCGCGGCCGCGCGCGAGTTCGCCGGGCGGCTCCTGGACCGGCCGAGGGTCGCGGTCCGTCGGACGAAGGAGCTCGCCAACCACGACGGGCCGTTCGACGAGCACTGCGAGCTCGCCATCGAGCACCAGTGGGCGTGCGTGCGCGACCCGGAACACGAGGAGGCGGTCGCGGCGTTTCGGGAGGAACGGGACCCGCAGTTCGACCGGGAGTACCGCTGA
- a CDS encoding cyclase family protein: MGYEDISSILADAPDNWGTWGEDDELGAVNYLTESAVLRGVAAVEHGTTFTLGLPVGGDGGDPVWPSRDETGHYMLRDKGHVESGKVSREAFGNWENSDDVLHMFNHGTTHVDALGHAWYDESLYNGFDANSTKGGLDRCGVEHIADHGVVGRGVLLDVARHRDVSHLAHGERITLEELRECADAQGVDLEKRDVLIVRTGAMELFYREGREAFYGEYGVVDDGDRVLDEPGITYTEALAEWFHDMEIPFFGTDTVTAEQTLSEETGTRNPLHAAFLRDLGVAISEMNRLDELADACADDGSYDFLFVAAPLHVVGGSGAPANPVAIK; the protein is encoded by the coding sequence ATGGGATACGAGGACATCTCGAGCATCCTGGCGGACGCGCCGGACAACTGGGGGACGTGGGGCGAGGACGACGAACTGGGTGCGGTCAACTACCTGACCGAGTCGGCGGTGCTCCGCGGCGTCGCGGCCGTCGAGCACGGCACGACGTTCACGCTCGGGCTCCCGGTCGGCGGTGACGGGGGCGACCCCGTCTGGCCGAGCCGGGACGAGACGGGCCACTACATGCTCCGCGACAAGGGACACGTGGAGTCCGGGAAGGTGTCGCGGGAGGCGTTCGGCAACTGGGAGAACTCCGACGACGTGCTCCACATGTTCAACCACGGCACGACGCACGTGGACGCCCTCGGGCACGCCTGGTACGACGAGTCGCTCTACAACGGCTTCGACGCCAACTCGACGAAGGGCGGCCTGGACCGCTGTGGCGTCGAGCACATCGCCGACCACGGCGTCGTCGGGCGGGGCGTCCTGCTCGACGTGGCTCGCCACCGGGACGTGTCGCATCTGGCCCACGGCGAGCGGATCACTCTCGAGGAGCTGCGGGAGTGTGCGGACGCCCAGGGCGTCGACCTCGAGAAGCGGGACGTGCTCATCGTGCGTACGGGCGCGATGGAGCTGTTCTACCGGGAGGGCCGGGAGGCGTTCTACGGGGAGTACGGCGTCGTCGACGACGGCGACCGGGTGCTCGACGAGCCCGGCATCACGTACACCGAGGCGCTGGCCGAGTGGTTCCACGACATGGAGATCCCGTTCTTCGGCACCGACACGGTGACCGCCGAGCAGACGTTGTCGGAGGAGACGGGCACGCGGAACCCGCTTCACGCGGCGTTCCTGCGCGACCTGGGCGTCGCCATCAGCGAGATGAACAGGCTCGACGAGCTCGCGGACGCCTGCGCGGACGACGGCTCGTACGACTTCCTGTTCGTCGCGGCGCCGCTGCACGTCGTCGGCGGCTCCGGCGCCCCGGCCAACCCCGTCGCGATCAAGTAG
- a CDS encoding mannonate dehydratase, with translation MDRESLPPRVGFRTNTLSDERLRYVRQLGVSDVFVNPVEPGGGTGGDVFDDESDRTDTDRRLPLGPDEVPSVAYLRSLREACEAHDVRLAGIHTLGYNSYGDVKFGREGRDDQVAAIAELIENMGEAGLPVLGYQWNPRGVVPMRTGTTRLRGDARGTDFDLDAVEGASDPALDRECSEAELWDNYEAFLEEILPVAERAGVTLALHPIDPPTIESLGGIPRLFRNVESFRRAMETVPSDNHGLKLCLGCFSEMGVDVADVVREFGETDDVVFVHFRDVEGTAESFNETFVDCGNYDEYEVMSALVDAGFDGIVIPDHVPEMHDDTDWGHRARGFTAGYLRGLLSAIRAP, from the coding sequence ATGGACCGAGAGTCGCTCCCGCCGCGCGTAGGCTTCCGGACGAACACGCTCTCCGACGAACGGCTCCGCTACGTCCGCCAGCTCGGCGTCAGCGACGTCTTCGTCAACCCGGTCGAGCCGGGCGGCGGCACCGGCGGGGACGTGTTCGACGACGAGAGCGACCGGACCGACACCGACCGCCGCCTCCCGCTCGGCCCCGACGAGGTTCCCTCGGTCGCGTACCTCCGCTCGCTCAGGGAGGCGTGTGAGGCCCACGACGTCCGCCTCGCCGGGATCCACACGCTGGGGTACAACAGCTACGGCGACGTCAAGTTCGGGCGGGAGGGACGCGACGACCAGGTGGCGGCGATCGCGGAGCTGATCGAGAACATGGGCGAGGCCGGCCTCCCCGTCCTCGGCTACCAGTGGAACCCGCGGGGCGTCGTCCCGATGCGCACCGGGACCACGCGGCTGCGCGGGGACGCCCGCGGCACCGACTTCGACCTCGACGCCGTCGAGGGCGCGTCGGACCCCGCCCTCGACCGGGAGTGTTCGGAGGCCGAACTGTGGGACAACTACGAGGCGTTCCTCGAGGAGATCCTCCCGGTCGCCGAACGGGCCGGCGTGACGCTCGCCCTGCACCCCATCGACCCGCCGACCATCGAGTCGCTCGGCGGCATCCCGCGGCTGTTCCGGAACGTCGAGAGCTTCCGGCGCGCGATGGAGACGGTCCCGAGCGACAACCACGGGCTGAAGCTGTGTCTCGGCTGCTTCTCGGAGATGGGCGTCGACGTGGCCGACGTGGTCCGCGAGTTCGGCGAGACCGACGACGTCGTCTTCGTCCACTTCCGCGACGTGGAGGGGACCGCGGAGTCGTTCAACGAGACGTTCGTCGACTGCGGGAACTACGACGAGTACGAGGTGATGTCGGCGCTCGTCGACGCGGGGTTCGACGGGATCGTCATCCCCGATCACGTCCCGGAGATGCACGACGACACCGACTGGGGCCACCGCGCCCGCGGGTTCACGGCCGGCTACCTCCGCGGGTTGTTGAGCGCCATTCGCGCGCCGTAA